A genomic segment from uncultured Vibrio sp. encodes:
- a CDS encoding outer membrane beta-barrel protein, with translation MKTVTPLVPLLFLPVFAMAEPMAYTTDSGIEFIPQVKAFYEGDDNVNKDEDNAKSINIWGVEPSLLARIERNQYRANLSYRLKAGFSSDDNNDYDDHTFQFTNFFEFNHRNRLVVDYQFRAQHELRGENITEGNGDAVDSPIRFHRNDLKTNYLFGSEGAKGRFEFGINYSDKTYQNYRDGLTFAPNAKTKYNDFRAPSAHVEFYLRATPRTYWLVGTRQIQTDYQHSNPAMASRDNTTGFYYTGAQWEVTGKTQGIARLGYQVKNFDSNERETFKGFSWDIGFEWLPQEQTLFAVKTTQAAVNPDQDGDYNLQTRYRIDFKHDWNSYLATELRFLYQEDDYTGELPGIASRDSERYSLSAGIDYQIKRWILLQASWQYQDKTSDRAGYSFQQNIWTLSTQFSL, from the coding sequence ATGAAGACAGTAACTCCACTCGTTCCGCTACTGTTTTTGCCAGTATTCGCGATGGCAGAACCAATGGCGTATACAACCGACTCGGGTATTGAATTTATTCCGCAAGTAAAAGCCTTTTATGAAGGTGATGACAACGTGAATAAAGACGAAGATAACGCAAAGTCCATTAATATTTGGGGAGTAGAGCCAAGCCTGCTTGCCCGAATTGAGCGCAACCAGTACCGAGCAAATCTGAGTTATAGATTAAAAGCGGGTTTCTCATCGGATGACAATAACGATTACGATGATCATACCTTTCAATTCACCAATTTCTTTGAGTTTAACCACCGTAATCGACTGGTCGTGGATTATCAATTCCGTGCCCAACATGAATTAAGAGGTGAAAACATTACTGAGGGTAACGGTGACGCCGTTGACTCGCCGATTAGATTCCACCGCAACGATCTAAAAACCAATTACCTTTTTGGTTCCGAGGGGGCAAAAGGACGGTTTGAGTTTGGGATTAACTATAGTGATAAAACCTATCAAAACTATCGCGACGGCTTAACGTTCGCACCAAATGCGAAAACCAAATACAACGACTTTAGAGCACCCAGTGCTCATGTTGAGTTTTATTTGCGAGCAACGCCAAGAACCTATTGGCTGGTAGGTACTAGACAAATTCAAACCGATTATCAGCACAGCAACCCAGCCATGGCATCCAGAGACAATACAACGGGCTTTTACTATACCGGGGCACAGTGGGAAGTAACCGGAAAAACACAGGGTATCGCTCGACTTGGCTACCAAGTAAAAAACTTCGATAGCAACGAAAGAGAAACCTTTAAAGGCTTCAGTTGGGATATCGGCTTCGAATGGTTACCTCAAGAACAAACGCTATTTGCAGTAAAAACGACCCAGGCTGCGGTGAATCCAGATCAAGATGGCGACTATAACCTGCAAACACGCTATCGAATTGATTTTAAGCATGACTGGAATAGCTACCTCGCCACAGAGTTAAGATTCTTATACCAAGAAGATGACTACACCGGGGAGCTGCCGGGAATTGCTTCAAGAGATAGTGAACGTTACTCGCTGTCTGCCGGTATCGATTATCAGATCAAACGCTGGATTCTGTTACAGGCTAGCTGGCAATACCAAGATAAAACATCAGACCGAGCTGGTTATAGCTTCCAACAAAACATTTGGACACTAAGCACTCAATTTTCGCTGTAA
- a CDS encoding undecaprenyl-phosphate glucose phosphotransferase → MKYKGLIRSHEAEFAFLYRITDLTVIVFFMLFLVLEGTHSTLDKDYVILSFVAGISFLLMAESGNLYRSWRTSSFKAQAFITCMSWLITVALLFAVLYFSEVYPLFDRSILGLWVTITPLLLLGWRLTFRMGLAYLRTMGLNTRTAIIIGQTPHGITLANEIQNHTEHGVLFDGFYDERSTKRLPHSQYPIKGPVDQALERAKKGEVDYVYIAMPMHANERIAALLNQFSDTTANTYLIPDFFTYNLLHSRWDQIGQVQTLSVFDTPFAGVSSWIKRLEDIIFSSLILLLIAPILIAIAIGIKATSKGPVIFKQHRYGLDGRKIAVWKFRSMTTMDQGNHIKQATKNDPRITPLGGFLRRTSLDELPQFFNVLQGTMSIVGPRPHAVAHNEEYRQIVDRYMLRHKVKPGITGWAQINGYRGETDTLDKMEKRVEFDLEYIHQWSVWMDVKIIFLTVFKGFTGANAY, encoded by the coding sequence ATGAAATACAAAGGACTTATTCGTTCTCATGAAGCGGAGTTCGCTTTTTTATATCGCATCACCGACCTTACCGTCATTGTCTTCTTTATGCTGTTCCTGGTCTTAGAAGGAACACATTCCACACTAGACAAGGATTACGTCATACTCTCATTTGTCGCTGGTATCTCATTTTTACTGATGGCTGAGAGCGGAAATCTTTATCGTTCCTGGCGTACCAGTTCATTCAAAGCACAAGCGTTCATTACTTGTATGTCGTGGTTAATAACCGTGGCACTACTGTTTGCGGTTCTTTATTTTTCTGAAGTGTATCCATTGTTTGATCGCAGTATTTTAGGGCTATGGGTGACCATCACTCCGCTTTTGCTTTTAGGCTGGAGACTGACCTTCCGAATGGGTTTAGCGTATTTGCGAACAATGGGTTTAAATACGCGTACCGCCATCATTATCGGCCAAACCCCGCACGGCATTACGTTAGCGAACGAGATTCAAAATCATACCGAGCATGGTGTATTGTTTGATGGTTTCTACGACGAACGCTCTACAAAACGACTGCCCCACTCCCAATACCCAATTAAGGGGCCTGTTGACCAAGCACTGGAACGAGCCAAAAAAGGCGAGGTAGATTATGTCTATATTGCGATGCCAATGCATGCGAATGAGCGTATCGCAGCGCTTCTTAATCAGTTCTCTGACACCACCGCGAACACGTACCTAATACCGGATTTCTTTACCTATAATTTGTTACATTCTCGTTGGGATCAAATTGGGCAGGTGCAAACCCTCAGCGTTTTCGATACGCCTTTTGCCGGTGTTTCCTCCTGGATTAAACGCCTTGAAGATATTATTTTCTCAAGTCTCATTTTGCTCTTAATCGCGCCAATACTTATTGCTATTGCAATCGGTATTAAAGCAACATCCAAAGGTCCAGTCATCTTTAAACAACACCGCTATGGCTTAGATGGACGCAAAATTGCCGTATGGAAATTCCGTTCCATGACCACTATGGATCAGGGTAACCATATCAAACAGGCAACGAAAAACGACCCTCGTATTACTCCACTTGGTGGGTTTCTACGCCGCACATCACTCGACGAGTTACCACAGTTTTTCAACGTATTACAAGGCACTATGTCCATCGTAGGACCTCGCCCTCATGCCGTTGCCCATAACGAAGAGTATCGCCAAATTGTCGACCGCTACATGCTTCGACATAAAGTGAAACCGGGCATTACTGGCTGGGCGCAAATAAATGGTTACCGAGGTGAAACCGACACTCTGGATAAAATGGAAAAACGTGTCGAATTTGATTTGGAATATATCCACCAGTGGTCTGTTTGGATGGATGTAAAGATCATATTCCTAACAGTATTTAAAGGCTTCACTGGTGCCAACGCATACTAA
- the malK gene encoding maltose/maltodextrin ABC transporter ATP-binding protein MalK — protein sequence MASVTLKNVCKAYGDVLISKNVDLEIHEGEFVVFVGPSGCGKSTLLRCIAGLEDITSGDLYIGDERMNDVEPSKRGVGMVFQSYALYPHLNLYDNMSFGLKLAKADKAEIDKRVEHAAEILQLGHLLERQPKALSGGQRQRVAIGRTLVSQPNVFLLDEPLSNLDAALRVNMRSQITKLQRQLGCTMIYVTHDQVEAMTMADKIVVLDGGYVSQVGKPLELYHYPQNRFVAGFIGSPKMNFMSVFIEEAEAERVKVQLSNGVSFWIPVDGTTVNRGDRMSLGIRPEHLLSASEADASIHGEVMIVEKLGNETQVYLNLDGADADVIFRQPDTLSVELGDKVEIGIPAHRCHLFHSDGRACRRLFKENGVDVE from the coding sequence ATGGCGAGTGTCACGTTAAAAAATGTTTGTAAAGCGTATGGCGATGTATTGATTTCTAAAAACGTAGACCTAGAAATACACGAAGGTGAATTCGTTGTTTTCGTAGGTCCATCAGGTTGTGGTAAATCTACCCTGCTACGTTGTATTGCCGGTCTTGAAGACATTACTTCAGGTGATTTATATATTGGTGACGAGCGCATGAATGACGTTGAACCATCCAAACGTGGTGTTGGTATGGTATTCCAGTCTTACGCTCTATACCCTCACTTAAACCTTTATGACAACATGTCATTTGGTCTAAAGCTGGCTAAAGCAGATAAAGCTGAGATTGACAAACGTGTAGAGCACGCTGCAGAAATCCTGCAGTTAGGCCACCTGCTTGAACGCCAGCCAAAAGCGCTTTCAGGCGGTCAGCGTCAACGTGTCGCGATTGGTCGTACCTTGGTTTCACAACCAAACGTATTCCTGCTAGATGAGCCTCTGTCTAACCTTGATGCGGCACTGCGTGTCAACATGCGTTCTCAAATCACTAAACTACAACGCCAACTAGGCTGTACGATGATTTACGTAACGCACGATCAGGTAGAGGCGATGACGATGGCGGATAAGATCGTCGTCTTGGATGGTGGTTATGTTTCTCAGGTTGGTAAGCCTCTTGAGCTGTACCACTACCCACAAAACCGTTTTGTTGCAGGCTTTATCGGTTCTCCAAAAATGAACTTCATGAGTGTATTTATTGAAGAAGCCGAAGCGGAACGCGTCAAAGTTCAACTATCTAACGGTGTATCATTCTGGATTCCTGTTGACGGCACAACCGTTAACCGTGGTGACCGTATGTCTTTGGGTATTCGCCCAGAGCACTTACTATCCGCTTCAGAAGCAGACGCAAGCATTCACGGTGAAGTGATGATTGTTGAGAAATTAGGTAACGAAACTCAGGTATACCTAAACCTTGACGGTGCAGATGCTGACGTTATTTTCCGTCAACCAGATACGCTCTCTGTCGAACTGGGTGATAAAGTAGAAATTGGTATCCCTGCACATCGTTGCCACTTATTCCACAGCGATGGTCGCGCATGCCGTCGCCTATTTAAAGAAAATGGCGTAGACGTCGAATAG
- the malE gene encoding maltose/maltodextrin ABC transporter substrate-binding protein MalE, whose amino-acid sequence MKKLSAVALGTLVALGSFGAHAAIEEGQLTIWINGDKGYNGLAEVGKKFEEETGIKVTVAHPDGLQDRFPQTAATGDGPDIVFWAHDRFGGYAEAGLLAEIKPSKEIQEGIVDFAWDAVRYDGKLIGYPVAVESLSLIYNKDLVPNPPKSWEEVAELDAKLKKDGKSAIMWNLKEPYFTWPLMAADGGYAFKYTSEGYDIKDAGINKQGVKDAMSFVKGLVDKGVISADMDYSVSESAFNQGETAMTINGPWSWGNIEKSGINYGVTTLPKFQGQSSKPFVGVLTAGISTASPNKDLAVEFLENYLLTNDGLRKVNDDKPLGAVALNSFQRELDSDARIAATMDNAMNGEIMPNIPQMNAFWGAAKNAIINVVDGRQTVDAALADAEKQMTK is encoded by the coding sequence ATGAAAAAGTTAAGCGCTGTAGCACTAGGTACTCTTGTTGCTTTGGGGTCATTTGGTGCGCATGCTGCCATCGAAGAAGGACAACTGACCATCTGGATCAATGGCGACAAAGGTTACAACGGCCTTGCTGAAGTTGGTAAGAAGTTTGAAGAAGAGACTGGTATTAAAGTAACAGTGGCTCACCCAGACGGCCTTCAAGATAGATTCCCACAAACAGCAGCGACTGGTGACGGTCCTGATATCGTATTCTGGGCTCACGACCGTTTTGGTGGTTACGCAGAAGCTGGTCTTTTGGCAGAAATCAAACCTTCTAAAGAAATCCAGGAAGGCATCGTTGATTTCGCATGGGATGCAGTGCGTTACGACGGCAAACTGATCGGCTACCCTGTAGCGGTTGAGTCTCTATCTCTAATCTACAACAAAGATTTGGTTCCTAACCCACCTAAGAGCTGGGAAGAAGTAGCAGAGCTTGACGCGAAACTTAAGAAAGACGGCAAGTCTGCAATCATGTGGAACCTAAAAGAACCGTACTTTACTTGGCCACTAATGGCTGCTGATGGCGGTTACGCGTTTAAATACACTTCTGAAGGCTACGACATTAAAGACGCTGGCATCAATAAGCAGGGCGTGAAAGATGCGATGTCTTTCGTTAAAGGTCTGGTTGACAAAGGCGTAATTTCTGCAGATATGGATTACTCAGTCTCTGAGTCAGCGTTTAACCAAGGTGAAACGGCGATGACTATCAACGGTCCGTGGTCTTGGGGCAACATCGAGAAGTCTGGTATCAACTACGGTGTGACTACACTGCCTAAATTCCAAGGTCAGTCTTCTAAGCCATTCGTTGGTGTTTTGACGGCTGGTATTAGCACAGCGTCACCAAACAAAGACTTAGCGGTAGAATTCCTAGAGAACTACCTGCTAACTAACGACGGTCTGCGTAAAGTTAACGATGACAAACCATTGGGCGCGGTAGCACTTAACTCATTCCAACGTGAGCTAGATTCTGATGCACGAATCGCGGCAACAATGGATAACGCAATGAACGGTGAAATCATGCCAAACATCCCTCAAATGAATGCATTCTGGGGTGCGGCTAAGAACGCAATCATCAACGTTGTTGACGGTCGTCAAACTGTAGATGCAGCACTTGCTGACGCAGAAAAACAAATGACTAAATAA
- the malF gene encoding maltose ABC transporter permease MalF has product MQSVQGTKAMTAPAANLPSSKKVFAKWALLGTVGIINGYATILMYSRGEIAFALLTIILTALALYIFGSKKTYAHRYIYPGIAGMILFILFPLAYTVGLAFTNYSAKNQLSFERAQTVLLDRTYQSGDSYPFTLYKTEQGHQIVVEKDGELLATPIFQLQGFSTTDLDLEPIQEATGEKEQIKTIVSNRAALSGVDLHLPSGDNIRMSGLRKFAAVVPLYTLQEDGEALFNNRTQETLLPNMETGYYQPIDESGQFVGSTVSPGFVVGIGTHNFERVWKDDGIKEPFISIFIWTIVFSALTVLFTLVIGLVLASVVQWEELKGRSAYRLLLILPYAVPAFISILIFKGLFNQSFGEINMLLEGLFGISPAWFSDPFMAKSMILIVNTWLGFPYMMILCMGLLKAIPDDLYEASAIDGANFVSNFTRITLPMMLKPLTPLLIASFAFNFNNFVLIQLLTGGGPNMIGTSEPAGYTDLLVSYTYRIAFEGAGGQDFGLASAVATLIFLLVGALALLNLRVTKVAQD; this is encoded by the coding sequence ATGCAGTCAGTTCAAGGTACAAAAGCTATGACAGCACCAGCAGCCAACCTTCCGAGCAGCAAAAAAGTGTTTGCTAAATGGGCACTTTTAGGCACAGTCGGCATAATTAATGGTTACGCAACAATCCTAATGTATTCGCGCGGTGAGATTGCGTTTGCACTTCTTACGATTATTCTTACTGCTCTGGCACTGTACATTTTTGGTAGTAAAAAGACTTACGCCCACCGTTATATCTACCCTGGTATCGCAGGGATGATTTTGTTCATCCTTTTCCCGTTGGCGTATACCGTAGGTCTTGCATTTACGAACTACAGTGCAAAAAACCAACTCTCTTTCGAGCGTGCTCAAACTGTACTTTTGGACAGAACGTATCAAAGTGGTGATAGCTACCCGTTCACTTTGTATAAAACAGAACAGGGACATCAAATTGTGGTTGAAAAAGACGGTGAGCTGCTTGCTACGCCGATTTTCCAGCTGCAAGGTTTCTCTACAACGGATTTGGATCTTGAGCCTATCCAAGAAGCGACAGGTGAAAAGGAACAAATCAAAACCATCGTAAGCAACCGTGCGGCGCTGAGCGGGGTCGATCTTCATCTTCCTAGTGGTGATAACATTCGTATGAGTGGTCTGCGTAAGTTTGCTGCCGTCGTACCTTTGTACACCCTTCAAGAAGATGGTGAGGCGTTATTTAACAATCGCACTCAAGAAACACTGCTGCCAAATATGGAAACAGGTTACTACCAGCCGATTGATGAAAGTGGTCAGTTTGTTGGCAGCACAGTTTCACCAGGCTTCGTTGTTGGTATCGGTACGCATAACTTTGAGCGTGTTTGGAAAGATGACGGTATTAAAGAACCATTTATCAGTATCTTTATCTGGACGATTGTTTTCTCTGCGCTAACTGTACTCTTTACTCTAGTCATCGGTTTAGTACTAGCGAGTGTGGTTCAGTGGGAAGAGCTAAAAGGCCGTTCGGCTTACCGACTCTTACTGATTCTGCCTTATGCGGTACCAGCGTTTATTTCTATCCTGATCTTTAAAGGTTTGTTTAACCAAAGCTTTGGTGAGATCAACATGTTACTTGAAGGTCTGTTTGGTATCAGCCCAGCTTGGTTCTCTGACCCATTCATGGCGAAAAGCATGATCTTGATTGTGAACACCTGGCTTGGTTTCCCTTACATGATGATTCTGTGTATGGGTCTACTTAAAGCGATTCCAGATGACCTTTATGAGGCTTCTGCTATCGATGGTGCGAACTTTGTCTCGAACTTTACTCGCATTACATTGCCAATGATGCTTAAACCGTTGACTCCGCTATTGATTGCAAGCTTTGCATTTAACTTCAACAACTTCGTACTTATCCAGTTGTTGACAGGCGGTGGTCCAAATATGATTGGTACCTCAGAACCTGCGGGTTACACAGACTTGTTAGTAAGCTACACCTACCGAATCGCATTTGAAGGTGCTGGTGGTCAAGACTTCGGTCTGGCAAGTGCGGTAGCAACACTTATCTTCCTGTTGGTTGGCGCGTTGGCTCTACTAAACCTACGTGTAACTAAAGTAGCTCAAGATTAA
- the malG gene encoding maltose ABC transporter permease MalG — MAMVQGKSLKYRVWATHIAMWAFLALIIFPLLMIIAISFREGNFATGSLIPDNPTLEHWKLALGFSVTNADGTVTPPPFPVMTWLWNSVKVGGISAVLIVALSTTSAYAFARMKFKGKNTILKAMMIFQMFPAVLALVALYALFDKLGQYIPFLGLNTHGGLIFAYLGGIALHVWTIKGYFESIDSSLEEAAALDGATPWQAFRLVLLPLSVPILAVVFILSFIMVIGEVPVASLLLSDVNSYTLAVGMQQYLYPQNYLWGDFAAAAVLSAVPITAVFLLAQRWLVGGLTAGGVKG; from the coding sequence ATGGCAATGGTACAAGGTAAGTCATTAAAGTATCGTGTATGGGCTACTCATATTGCAATGTGGGCGTTCTTAGCACTGATTATTTTCCCTTTGCTGATGATCATCGCGATTTCATTCCGTGAAGGTAACTTTGCAACCGGTAGTTTGATTCCAGATAACCCGACATTGGAACACTGGAAACTGGCGCTCGGTTTCTCTGTGACGAACGCTGATGGCACAGTAACACCGCCTCCATTCCCGGTAATGACGTGGCTATGGAATTCGGTAAAAGTAGGTGGTATCTCTGCGGTTCTGATTGTTGCGCTATCGACAACTTCTGCTTACGCGTTTGCTCGTATGAAGTTTAAAGGCAAGAACACCATCTTAAAAGCGATGATGATCTTCCAAATGTTCCCAGCGGTGTTGGCACTGGTTGCTCTGTACGCTCTATTCGACAAGCTTGGTCAGTACATCCCGTTCCTGGGTTTGAATACTCACGGTGGTTTGATCTTCGCTTACTTGGGTGGTATCGCACTGCATGTTTGGACGATTAAAGGTTACTTTGAAAGTATTGATTCTTCTTTAGAAGAAGCAGCAGCACTGGATGGTGCGACACCATGGCAAGCGTTCCGTTTGGTATTGCTTCCGCTGTCGGTGCCAATCTTAGCTGTCGTATTTATCCTATCGTTCATCATGGTAATCGGTGAAGTTCCTGTAGCATCACTCCTACTTTCTGATGTAAACTCGTACACACTTGCAGTAGGCATGCAGCAATACCTATATCCACAAAACTACTTGTGGGGCGATTTCGCAGCCGCTGCAGTACTATCAGCAGTGCCAATCACTGCAGTATTCTTACTTGCTCAACGCTGGTTGGTTGGTGGTCTAACCGCCGGTGGTGTAAAAGGATAA
- a CDS encoding acyl-CoA thioesterase has product MSSGQRDITLRFLAEPGDVNFGGKVHGGAVMKWIDLAAYACSAAWSGKYCITAYAGGIRFVAPIHVGNLVEVSAKVIYTGRTSMHIAIDVQASDPKEMKNRLTTHCIVIMVAVDEEGKPTDVPKWTPESDEDKALERSAIALMNMRKEIGEEMEAHVRYLK; this is encoded by the coding sequence ATGAGCAGTGGTCAAAGAGATATTACCCTTCGCTTTTTAGCAGAACCAGGCGACGTCAATTTTGGTGGAAAAGTCCACGGTGGCGCAGTAATGAAATGGATCGACTTGGCTGCTTATGCATGCTCAGCCGCGTGGAGTGGGAAGTACTGTATTACTGCCTATGCGGGTGGGATTCGTTTTGTTGCTCCTATCCACGTTGGTAATCTTGTCGAAGTGAGCGCAAAAGTCATTTACACCGGACGCACCTCAATGCACATTGCTATTGATGTGCAGGCAAGCGATCCCAAAGAGATGAAAAACCGTCTAACCACTCACTGTATTGTCATCATGGTGGCCGTAGACGAAGAGGGCAAACCAACAGACGTTCCTAAGTGGACGCCTGAATCAGATGAAGACAAAGCATTAGAGCGTTCTGCCATTGCACTTATGAACATGCGTAAAGAAATCGGCGAAGAGATGGAAGCTCACGTTAGATATCTCAAGTAA
- a CDS encoding alpha/beta hydrolase yields the protein MNTDMSHLGREFQVINGDITIQAYEKGQGEPIIFVHGFPDSANAWRHQVDPFVSAGYRVITLDMRGYGKTSKPMEKEHYHITMLASDVKAVLEHLNIEKAHVVGHDWGSVVSWAFAGIYPQATKSLTAISAGHPLGILSMPDIQQREMSWYFFFFQLPMAQDLLAADDWKLFKEWIRNHPEWEHWKEAFKEGKDIVPGLNWYRNALNLESPMKAEDLGLIQAPCFGIWSEHDYYLGEKQMKDSVHFIGENASFEFAQINDATHWVQLDKPDEINELVLNFTEKHR from the coding sequence ATGAATACAGATATGTCACATCTAGGTCGTGAATTCCAAGTAATAAATGGTGACATTACCATTCAGGCTTATGAAAAAGGTCAAGGTGAACCTATTATTTTCGTTCATGGTTTCCCTGACTCAGCGAATGCTTGGCGTCACCAAGTTGACCCGTTTGTCAGTGCTGGCTACCGTGTCATTACTTTGGACATGCGTGGCTACGGTAAAACATCTAAGCCAATGGAAAAAGAACATTATCACATCACGATGCTTGCTTCGGATGTGAAAGCTGTTCTCGAACACCTTAATATAGAGAAGGCTCATGTTGTTGGTCATGACTGGGGTTCGGTTGTGTCTTGGGCGTTTGCGGGCATTTACCCACAAGCGACCAAATCTCTAACTGCAATTTCCGCTGGTCATCCACTTGGAATACTCAGTATGCCTGATATCCAACAACGTGAAATGTCATGGTATTTCTTCTTCTTCCAATTACCAATGGCGCAAGACTTACTTGCTGCTGATGATTGGAAACTATTCAAAGAGTGGATCCGAAACCACCCTGAATGGGAGCATTGGAAAGAAGCTTTTAAAGAAGGAAAAGATATCGTCCCTGGACTTAACTGGTATCGCAATGCGTTAAACCTAGAAAGCCCTATGAAAGCTGAAGACCTTGGTCTAATTCAAGCACCTTGTTTCGGTATTTGGTCAGAACATGACTACTATTTGGGTGAGAAGCAAATGAAGGACTCTGTGCACTTCATTGGTGAAAATGCCAGCTTTGAATTTGCTCAAATTAATGACGCGACTCACTGGGTACAGCTTGATAAGCCAGATGAAATTAACGAACTTGTACTTAACTTTACCGAGAAGCATCGCTAG
- a CDS encoding alkyl sulfatase dimerization domain-containing protein, with amino-acid sequence MKMKALTIALASIMALTATSSFASTEGDFSSPYMNAKDTPLVHLPENGNKAKVNQETASYWNLDVNSTQRASYDDPITINVADGIWTFATRSILNVSVVEAPEGLIVFDTGDNGHDAAEFYAMLRKETDKPIAAIVYSHEHYVFGARYFVEQEAARGNNDITIIGHPNTNASIAKNGGAASIHPETSGITIGRSIEQFNAYATPEKGDNAAYKNTIMPDQSGFVPVNLSPTRDGQTINVAGLDIVFYMDGIATDTANQLMSYIPSKKAVVNNVLWGWFPNIYSARGGRYRNPNEWMNAVEKIKELKPEIVMSTHSTSMVGNDKINKRLKDYHDGLAFVLDQSLKHIALGQGPDELRYSVKLPKYLEESPILVQNYGEVSIMGPRIYTALFGQFDRNAAHLNKLHPQDEATRMIAAMGGEKDVYNLAKTAFDNGDYLWSAQLSDFLVKTNPTKENKELKADALEQMGYRATSTNSRSFYMAQAAELRGEVNIIKNVPALPAAIMENINDYVDYYRIRINPERSGDTEATIKFDFGDNHVYGLEISRAVVNYLDNAEMSKAKSDVTVQMKPEVWAEIYNNIATFDDLLKAGKVKVTQGGNAKASQLMGLFDPIYDWKNDKGLQDLAKMLGQSEK; translated from the coding sequence ATGAAAATGAAAGCTCTGACTATAGCGTTAGCCTCTATCATGGCTTTAACTGCAACCTCATCCTTTGCATCAACTGAAGGGGATTTCAGCTCACCTTACATGAATGCGAAAGATACTCCACTCGTTCACCTTCCAGAAAACGGCAATAAAGCCAAAGTAAATCAAGAAACGGCCTCATACTGGAATTTAGACGTAAACAGCACGCAACGTGCTTCTTACGATGATCCAATTACAATAAACGTTGCCGATGGTATCTGGACGTTTGCCACACGTTCAATTTTGAATGTTAGTGTGGTTGAAGCGCCTGAAGGGTTGATTGTTTTTGATACCGGTGACAATGGGCATGATGCAGCAGAATTCTATGCGATGTTGCGTAAAGAAACAGATAAGCCTATTGCTGCCATCGTCTATTCTCACGAGCACTATGTCTTTGGGGCGCGTTACTTTGTTGAACAAGAAGCAGCCCGTGGCAACAACGATATCACCATTATCGGTCACCCTAATACTAATGCCTCGATCGCTAAAAATGGTGGTGCAGCATCCATCCACCCAGAGACCAGTGGTATAACAATCGGTCGTAGTATTGAGCAGTTTAATGCGTATGCAACACCAGAGAAAGGCGACAATGCGGCATACAAGAACACCATCATGCCAGACCAAAGTGGATTCGTGCCTGTGAACTTATCGCCAACTCGTGATGGTCAAACCATTAATGTTGCTGGCTTAGACATTGTGTTCTACATGGATGGTATCGCTACTGATACTGCCAATCAGCTAATGTCTTATATTCCAAGCAAAAAAGCAGTGGTGAACAACGTTCTTTGGGGATGGTTCCCGAATATCTACAGTGCTCGTGGTGGACGTTACCGCAATCCAAATGAGTGGATGAATGCAGTAGAAAAAATCAAAGAACTCAAACCAGAAATCGTAATGTCAACGCATTCAACTTCAATGGTTGGTAATGACAAAATTAATAAGCGCCTGAAAGATTACCACGATGGTTTGGCGTTTGTTCTTGACCAATCATTAAAACATATTGCGTTAGGTCAAGGTCCGGACGAGCTTCGTTACAGCGTAAAACTGCCTAAATACCTGGAAGAATCACCAATTCTTGTACAAAACTACGGTGAAGTATCCATCATGGGCCCACGCATTTACACGGCGTTATTCGGACAATTTGATCGTAATGCAGCACATTTGAATAAGTTGCACCCACAAGACGAAGCGACACGCATGATCGCAGCAATGGGCGGCGAAAAGGATGTTTACAATCTAGCGAAAACAGCCTTCGATAACGGCGACTATTTATGGTCGGCGCAACTTTCTGATTTCCTAGTTAAGACAAATCCAACTAAGGAAAACAAAGAGTTAAAAGCTGACGCGCTTGAACAGATGGGTTACCGTGCAACATCAACTAACTCTCGTTCTTTCTATATGGCACAAGCGGCGGAACTTCGTGGAGAAGTGAATATCATTAAGAACGTTCCAGCATTACCTGCAGCTATCATGGAAAATATCAACGATTACGTTGACTACTACCGTATTCGTATCAACCCTGAGCGTTCAGGTGATACTGAGGCAACCATCAAATTCGATTTTGGTGACAACCACGTTTACGGACTTGAAATCAGCCGAGCGGTAGTAAATTACCTTGATAACGCTGAAATGAGTAAAGCTAAATCAGATGTGACTGTACAAATGAAACCAGAAGTGTGGGCTGAAATTTACAACAACATCGCGACTTTTGATGATCTGCTAAAAGCTGGAAAAGTTAAAGTCACTCAAGGTGGCAACGCTAAAGCCTCTCAGCTAATGGGATTGTTTGACCCTATTTATGATTGGAAAAACGATAAAGGCTTACAAGATCTAGCAAAAATGCTTGGTCAGTCAGAAAAATAA